From the Lathyrus oleraceus cultivar Zhongwan6 chromosome 3, CAAS_Psat_ZW6_1.0, whole genome shotgun sequence genome, the window TGTTAAGCTAATGAATCAAGTTAAGAACATATTCCtaccaagaaaagaaagagacGTTACTGAAAAAGGTAATAGTATAATTATAGCATATGTCATTCAAGAAAATTTAATTATAGCCTATGTCATTTTAtattattcaatatatatatGGATTATTGATTATggatttttatatttttcatttcatttttatattttttctttattacaggttAAATGGCTAGTGATCAAGAAAACTCACAAGATGCAAATGCTCCTGATGATACTTCAGAAAAAGAAATTACACGAGGCATCACTATTATGAAGAGTATCATTCGTGATAGAGATAAAGCAGTAACATATAATGTAAATTGGAATGCTGATAACCAACTAATTGGGTCTAATGCTGCAAAGTTGGCAAGCTACATTGGTACACTTGTTCGTATGCACATTCCAATCACTGCTACAAGATGGAGTAATAAAGAGTTGGGTAGCGCTAAAGATAAGATTTGGACTGAGATACTGGTACAATATATGATTGTTTATATTTTCTTTATATTGACGATAATGTGTTTAAATTACTTATACTAACACACTCTATTCCAATATTTTTTCGTAGAGGTCTTTTAACATTGAAGATACAACTATCCGAAAAAAGTATATActtcaattggccggaaaaagacaCAGAGGGTGGAGAACGTTTTTAACAAACAAGTATCTTAAGGACAAAGAAAATTTTTTGTTGAATATGATCCGGAATATCCAGTGAAGTATGCGATCTTCATTACAGAAGAAGAATGGGTTGCTTTTGTAGCCCAAAGAAGAGACGAAAATTTCAAGAAAGTGAGTGCCACAAATCGCGAGAGAGCGTCAAATCCCACgtatgcatacaaaaaagggcgtTTGGGATATGCACGCTTAGAGGAAAAAATTGTAAGTATACAAAAATGCTACGATCTTATTAATTGTCTCAatgtgttataattgattatCTTATTATTTGTGTCAATGCGTAGTTAGACGAGAcgaaaagtgacgcaacatcaCTTCCGCCACATGTTTTGTGGAAAGAAGCTCGTGTGGGAAAGGATGGAACTGTTAGGGATGACGTTCAACATATTTATGATGAATGTGTAAGTAGAACATTGTGTCtttaattaaatcaaaagtttaatatatataattaatttttttatctCCACTAATAATTTCCGATATGTAAATGAATTTCAGGAGACCCTATCTCAATCGATAAGCACAGCTGAGGACCAGGAGAACAGGAGCGTACTTAGTAGAGcactaaatgttcctgagtatcCCGGTCGGGTGAGGGGTAAAGGGCATGGTTGTACTCCAACTTCCTTGTATAAGAATCCAAGGAGAAGAAATCCTagcaatcaagaagtgatggAGACGTTGTAGGCATTACAAGCGCAAGTTCTTCAATTGCAAAAGGATAATGAGAGATATAGGTGTATGGAAAAGTGCAGTTCACAGTTGAAAGAAACTAGTGAGAAAGCCAGTATCAATTGTCAAAAtaaatttcccgaggtaattatatatgttattttgaaattaaaatagcacaTTTATGTTAATTGAAATATATACACATTAAAAGTAACATATTTATATGATTTATAGGTATTTGCTCAAGGGTCACAACAACTGAGCCAGAAAATTGGTAGTCGACAGAAAAACAAAAGGGATCTTCCAGTGACTTCTTTGCCAAAAAAAGGTGCTTTTGTGCCTCGATACCAGATATCTCTTGAAACACTTGTTGACTCATCAGATATGGCAACAGCTGGTGCTATTCGCTTACTGGATATGGAGGAAGATATCTTTGGTTATTCATGCACTGAAACAATCGGAAAAGAAGATCTGGAACATATTTTTCGGCATCAAGAATTAGGCGTCGGTGTTATACACACATACATCCGGTAATCCGATCtatatattatttaattacttgaacaatttatttacacatttcaataaaaatagtctaatgtttattatgtttttattgaAGGTTCTTGTATGACAATTTCATGCGCGGGAATGATCAATTGTCAAACAGATTCCGTTTCGTGTCTTCCTCCCTGGTCAACAAAGCATTAATTTGTAGGGAACCGGATTCATGTAGAGAGTACTTAGTCAAGAGATTCATGGCCAGCAGTACAAACAACTTGTATCTTTGGCCGTATAATTCAGGGTTAGATTTTAATTCTAAGTTTATTCTAATCTTTAATTGTTTCTTTTACGTAAAAAATTTCCAtataaacttttgttttaatttatagGTGTCACTGGTTGTTGCTTGTTATTGATCCTTTAAAAGAAGTGGTATATTTTCTGAATTCGATAGATGGTGAATGGACAAATTATCCGGATATGAAGCAATTAGTTGATACGTAAGTGAGACTGTTCTAAATATTCGTGTATATTTATGTGAGATTGTTCtaaatatatgtttttattttgttagatCAATA encodes:
- the LOC127130412 gene encoding uncharacterized protein LOC127130412, with protein sequence MASDQENSQDANAPDDTSEKEITRGITIMKSIIRDRDKAVTYNVNWNADNQLIGSNAAKLASYIGTLVRMHIPITATRWSNKELGSAKDKIWTEILIQLSEKSIYFNWPEKDTEGGEQEEWVAFVAQRRDENFKKVSATNRERASNPTYAYKKGRLGYARLEEKILDETKSDATSLPPHVLWKEARVGKDGTVRDDVQHIYDECETLSQSISTAEDQENRSVLSRALNVPEYPGRVRGKGHGCTPTSLYKNPRRRNPSNQEVMETL